The proteins below come from a single Melospiza georgiana isolate bMelGeo1 chromosome 4, bMelGeo1.pri, whole genome shotgun sequence genomic window:
- the SELENOO gene encoding protein adenylyltransferase SelO, mitochondrial, which produces MASVLRSARRFGPRLRRAASGPAMQRPEGGGGWLGSLRFDNLALRSLPVDASEESGPRAVPGACFARVRPSPLQNPRLVAMSLPALALLGLEAPAADPEEAEAEAALFFSGNRVPAGAEPAAHCYCGHQFGSFAGQLGDGAAMYLGEVLGPRGERWEIQLKGAGITPFSRQADGRKVLRSSIREFLCSEAMFHLGIPTTRAGACVTSDSRVLRDVFYDGNPKHERCTVVLRIASTFIRFGSFEIFKPPDEYTGRKGPSVNRNDIRIQMLDYVISTFYPEIQEAHSDNTVQRNAAFFKEVTRRTARLVAEWQCVGFCHGVLNTDNMSIVGLTIDYGPFGFMDRYDPEHVCNGSDNTGRYAYNKQPEICKWNLGKLAEALVPELPLEISQLILEEEYDAEFEKHYLQKMRKKLGLIQLELEEDSKLVSELLETMHLTAGDFTNIFYLLSSFSVDIDPSKFEDFLEELTSQCASVEELKVVFKPQMDPRQLSMMLMLAQSNPQLLALIGTKANINKELERIEQSSKLQQLTADDLLSRNKRHWKEWLEKYRVRLQKEIESVGSADAWNTERVKVMNSNNPKYILRNYIAQNAIEAAENGDFSEVRNVLKLLEHPFQEAEGFQEVKEDAEEEGAAAAAACSQESRSKQSYCSKPPLWASELCVTUSS; this is translated from the exons ATGGCCTCGGTGCTGCGCAGCGCCCGCCGTTTCGGCCCGCGGCTGCGGCGGGCGGCGTCGGGCCCGGCCATGCAGCGGCCCGAGGGCGGCGGGGGCTGGCTGGGCTCGCTGCGCTTCGATAACCTGGCTCTGCGCTCGCTGCCCGTGGACGCCTCGGAGGAGAGCGGCCCGCGGGCCGTGCCCGGCGCCTGCTTCGCTCGGGTGCGGCCCAGCCCGCTGCAGAACCCGCGGCTCGTGGCCATGTCGTTGCCGGCGCTggcgctgctggggctggaggcgcCCGCGGCCGACCCGGAGGAGGCCGAGGCCGAGGCCGCGCTGTTCTTCAGCGGGAACCGGGTGCCGGCGGGCGCGGAGCCCGCGGCTCACTGCTACTGCGGGCATCAGTTCGGCAGCTTCGCGGGGCAGCTGGGCGACGGCGCCGCCATGTACCTGGGCGAGGTGCTGGGCCCGCGGGGCGAGCGCTGGGAGATCCAGCTCAAGGGCGCCGGCATCACCCCCTTTTCCCG GCAGGCGGATGGGCGGAAGGTGCTGCGCTCCAGCATCCGCGAGTTCCTGTGCAGCGAGGCCATGTTCCACCTGGGCATCCCGACCACCCGCGCCGGCGCCTGCGTCACCTCCGACTCCAGAGTCCTTCGGGACGTCTTTTATGATGGGAACCCAAAACATGAAAGGTGTACAGTCGTTCTGAGAATAGCCTCTACATTTATAAG GTTTGGctcttttgaaatttttaagCCCCCTGATGAGTACACAGGACGGAAGGGCCCCAGCGTGAACCGAAATGACATTCGAATACAGATGCTCGATTATGTGATCAGCACTTTCTACCCAGAAATCCAGGAGGCTCATTCAGACAACACTGTTCAGAGGAATGCTGCTTTCTTCAAAGAG GTGACCAGGCGCACGGCGAGGCTGGTTGCGGAGTGGCAGTGTGTGGGGTTTTGCCATGGCGTGCTGAATACAGATAACATGAGCATTGTTGGACTGACCATTGACTATGGCCCTTTTGGCTTTATGGACAG GTATGACCCTGAGCACGTGTGCAATGGTTCTGATAACACAGGGCGCTATGCCTACAACAAACAGCCAGAGATTTGCAAGTGGAACCTGGGGAAACTTGCTGAAGCTTTAGTTCCAGAGCTGCCCTTGGAAATAAGCCAACTCATCCTGGAAGAGGAATATGATGCAGAATTTGAGAAACACTATTTGcagaagatgagaaaaaaacTAGGCCTAATCCAACTGGAATTAGAAGAAGACAGTAAGCTGGTGTCTGAACTGCTTGAAACCATGCATCTCACAG ctggagacttcacaaatattttttacttgCTGAGTTCATTCTCAGTAGACATTGATCCTTCAAAATTTGAAGATTTCTTAGAAGAGCTTACAAGTCAGTGTGCTTCTGTGGAAGAGTTGAAAGTTGTTTTTAAACCACAGATGGATCCAAG ACAGCTGTCAATGATGCTGATGTTGGCTCAGTCTAACCCTCAGCTGTTAGCATTAATTGGAACAAAAGCTAATATAAATAAAGAGCTGGAACGCATTGAACAGTCCTCCAAACTGCAGCAGTTAACAGCAGATGATTTACTTAGCAGAAATAAAAGACACTGGAAGGAATGGCTGGAGAAATACAG AGTCCGTTTGCAGAAGGAAATAGAAAGTGTTGGTAGTGCTGATGCCTGGAACACTGAGCGTGTCAAGGTCATGAATTCAAACAATCCAAAATATATCTTGAGGAATTACATTGCCCAGAATGCCAtagaagcagctgaaaatggGGATTTCTCAGAG